One part of the Sorangiineae bacterium MSr11954 genome encodes these proteins:
- a CDS encoding MFS transporter — translation MSSPVSVAASSATAESTRNDPTLFALLAASAGLIAANLYYNQPLLADMAQSFHVSPGAVGAIPTLTQLGYGLGMLFLVPLGDRFERSRLIVGMTAVAAVTLVGVACAPNLFWLTVGSLALGVASMAPQLIVPYAAGAGPAALRGRAVGTVMGGLITGILLSRALSGVVAAHFGWRTMYGLAAAMMAVLMLVLRARLPLQAPEKPVPVAALYTSLGTVIRTQPVLRLHSVIGALTFATFSLFWTTLSFHLAAPPHHLGSEVVGLFSIVGVAGALAAPMAGRFADRRDPRIVNAAGMLTVLLSFAVFGLLGHSLLGVALGVVLLDVGVQANQISNQARIFSLDPNLRNRINTVYMSTYFAGGALGSLLGSYAWTHGGWTGVCLAGGALGVLALVVFGTVTLASKRGAGATR, via the coding sequence GTGTCTTCCCCCGTCTCCGTCGCTGCTTCATCCGCCACCGCCGAGAGCACCCGCAACGATCCCACGCTGTTCGCGTTGCTTGCGGCCTCGGCAGGTTTGATCGCCGCCAATCTTTATTACAATCAGCCGTTGCTGGCAGACATGGCCCAATCGTTCCACGTCTCGCCCGGCGCCGTGGGAGCGATCCCCACGTTGACCCAGCTCGGGTACGGGCTGGGGATGCTGTTTCTCGTGCCGCTCGGCGATCGCTTCGAGCGAAGTCGGCTCATCGTCGGGATGACCGCCGTGGCCGCCGTGACCCTGGTCGGCGTGGCCTGCGCTCCAAACCTCTTTTGGCTCACGGTGGGCAGCTTGGCGCTCGGCGTCGCGTCGATGGCACCGCAGCTCATCGTGCCTTATGCCGCCGGCGCGGGGCCCGCCGCGCTTCGCGGGCGGGCGGTCGGCACGGTGATGGGCGGGCTCATTACGGGGATCCTCCTCTCGCGCGCGCTCAGCGGGGTGGTCGCGGCCCACTTTGGCTGGCGCACCATGTATGGCTTGGCGGCCGCGATGATGGCGGTGCTCATGCTCGTTCTTCGGGCGCGGTTGCCGCTCCAAGCGCCCGAGAAGCCGGTGCCCGTCGCGGCACTGTATACATCGCTGGGAACGGTGATCCGCACGCAGCCCGTGCTGCGCCTCCATAGCGTCATCGGCGCGCTCACCTTCGCCACCTTCAGCCTGTTCTGGACGACGCTCTCGTTTCACCTGGCGGCCCCGCCGCATCATTTGGGGAGCGAGGTAGTAGGGCTCTTCAGCATCGTGGGCGTGGCGGGCGCGCTGGCCGCGCCGATGGCCGGGCGCTTCGCCGATCGCCGCGATCCGCGCATCGTGAACGCGGCGGGCATGCTGACGGTGCTGCTCTCGTTTGCCGTCTTCGGCTTGCTCGGGCACTCGCTCCTCGGGGTCGCCCTGGGCGTGGTGCTGCTCGACGTGGGCGTGCAAGCGAACCAGATATCGAATCAGGCGCGCATCTTTTCGCTCGATCCCAACCTGCGCAACCGCATCAACACCGTCTACATGTCCACGTACTTCGCGGGCGGCGCGCTCGGCTCGCTCCTCGGCTCCTACGCGTGGACGCACGGCGGGTGGACGGGCGTGTGCTTGGCCGGCGGCGCGCTGGGGGTGCTCGCGTTGGTCGTCTTCGGGACGGTCACCCTCGCCAGCAAGCGGGGCGCGGGCGCTACTCGGTGA
- a CDS encoding siderophore-interacting protein: MTQASSQVAAPVRPAAVFRTARVLRTHLVTPHMLRITIGGDALAGLVTYGNDQHIKLYFPRPGVELPEPFTAETFLSLPRERRPTLRTYTIREHRPAAREIDIDFVLHGDAGPASRWASQAKPGDSITFAGPRGAYQPDPELDALWLVADETGIPAALAILERLPAGAHARAFLEVEDAREQQILVTAADVDVVWVHRRGVPPGESDRLLEAVRDSTLPEGHVAAWIACEGAVAKAIRRHFVEVRGLDRDRLKSVGYWDRGKSEDDAYDEAQRGPQKD, encoded by the coding sequence GGCGGCCCCCGTCCGACCCGCCGCCGTATTTCGCACCGCGCGCGTCCTACGTACCCACTTGGTGACGCCGCACATGCTCCGCATCACCATCGGCGGCGACGCGCTGGCCGGCCTGGTGACGTACGGCAACGATCAGCACATCAAGCTTTATTTCCCGAGGCCCGGGGTGGAGCTCCCCGAACCTTTCACGGCGGAGACCTTTTTGTCCCTGCCGCGCGAACGACGTCCCACCTTGCGCACGTACACCATCCGAGAGCACCGCCCGGCAGCGCGCGAGATCGACATCGATTTCGTGCTGCACGGCGATGCGGGCCCGGCTTCGCGCTGGGCAAGCCAGGCCAAGCCCGGCGACAGCATCACCTTCGCGGGTCCGCGCGGCGCGTACCAACCGGATCCCGAGCTCGATGCCCTCTGGCTGGTCGCCGATGAGACGGGGATCCCGGCGGCGCTGGCCATTCTGGAGCGGCTCCCGGCCGGCGCACACGCGCGCGCCTTTCTCGAGGTCGAGGACGCGCGCGAGCAGCAAATCCTGGTCACCGCCGCCGACGTCGACGTCGTTTGGGTGCACCGCCGGGGTGTCCCGCCGGGCGAGAGCGATCGGCTCCTCGAGGCCGTGCGCGATTCGACCTTGCCCGAGGGGCACGTGGCCGCCTGGATCGCGTGCGAAGGCGCGGTGGCCAAGGCGATACGCCGCCACTTCGTCGAGGTGCGCGGGCTCGATCGCGATCGCTTGAAGAGCGTGGGCTACTGGGACCGCGGAAAGAGCGAGGACGACGCGTACGACGAGGCGCAGCGGGGACCGCAGAAGGATTGA
- a CDS encoding ATP-binding protein, with product MELSDRPPPLIEDMALGAVDGRVQFLGRPSASHHIVQFYERDEFLCTTLAHFLGAGLAAGECLIAVVTDEHREFLQRELQANGFDVARILQTGQLTLFDAHEALSEIIVGSLPDPARLEAFAERILTQTKSAEGQGPKLRIHGEVVDLLCKAGNTAAALQLEAFWHGLVEAHGFTLLCSYALASFDEVGDARSFERVCRTHSHVFPTESYSELLHAGARFRQIGILQQRALALAHEVERRNELETRLREALEREVAHSRMKDEFLAIVSHELRTPLNAILGWAAMMRIDPELDVKHAMETIERNARFQSRLIGDLLDVSRIITGKLKIERHPIDLAHVLQSALDVISPSAEAKAITIDVHIDREPCPFYGDADRLQQVFWNLLSNAIKFTPRDGRIDVRLRRVASSMEVRVADTGRGIAPEFLPHVFERFRQADPSITRSERGLGLGLALVGHLVEMHGGTIDVASEGLGHGATVTVTLPIPAVSAELAQPKDAPSTEASRPSIPDQSQARAAPTRVLEALRVLVCEDDEDARDLVAYVLESAGAEVLPTATAMEALAALEGFRPDVLVSDIGLPNLDGYAFMRQIRALPEDKGGRTPAIALTAYARGQDARKAILAGYQLHLAKPVEPGELIAMVANLAGRLTE from the coding sequence ATGGAACTTTCCGATAGGCCACCACCCCTCATCGAAGACATGGCGCTGGGCGCGGTCGATGGACGCGTGCAGTTTCTCGGCCGGCCGTCGGCCTCGCATCACATCGTCCAATTTTACGAGCGTGATGAATTTCTATGCACCACCCTGGCGCATTTCCTCGGCGCAGGTTTGGCTGCCGGCGAATGCCTCATCGCCGTCGTGACCGACGAGCATCGCGAATTTCTCCAGCGCGAGCTGCAAGCAAATGGGTTCGACGTCGCGCGCATCCTGCAAACGGGGCAGCTCACCCTCTTCGACGCCCACGAGGCGCTCTCCGAAATCATCGTTGGCTCCCTCCCCGATCCCGCCCGTCTCGAAGCCTTCGCCGAACGCATCCTGACCCAAACCAAGAGCGCCGAAGGTCAGGGCCCCAAGCTTCGCATCCATGGCGAGGTGGTCGACTTGTTGTGCAAGGCGGGCAACACGGCGGCGGCGCTGCAGCTCGAGGCCTTCTGGCACGGCTTGGTGGAGGCGCACGGGTTCACGCTCCTCTGCAGCTACGCGCTCGCGAGCTTCGACGAAGTGGGCGACGCCCGCTCGTTCGAGCGCGTCTGCCGAACGCACTCGCATGTCTTTCCCACCGAATCGTACTCCGAGCTGCTCCACGCCGGCGCGCGTTTTCGTCAGATTGGGATCCTGCAGCAGCGCGCCCTGGCGCTCGCGCACGAGGTGGAGCGCCGCAACGAGCTGGAGACGAGGCTGCGCGAGGCGCTCGAGCGCGAGGTGGCGCACAGCCGCATGAAGGACGAGTTCCTCGCCATCGTTTCGCACGAGCTGCGCACGCCGCTCAACGCCATTTTGGGCTGGGCGGCCATGATGCGCATCGATCCCGAGCTCGACGTGAAGCACGCCATGGAGACCATCGAGCGCAACGCCCGATTTCAATCGCGCCTCATCGGCGATCTCCTCGATGTCTCCCGCATCATCACGGGAAAGCTGAAGATCGAGCGCCACCCCATCGATTTGGCCCATGTCCTTCAATCGGCGCTGGACGTGATTTCGCCGTCGGCCGAGGCCAAGGCCATCACCATCGACGTCCACATCGACCGAGAGCCCTGTCCATTCTACGGCGACGCCGATCGGCTCCAGCAGGTATTCTGGAATTTGCTCTCCAACGCCATCAAGTTCACGCCGAGGGATGGCCGCATCGACGTGCGCCTCCGGCGCGTGGCGTCCTCGATGGAGGTGCGCGTGGCCGACACCGGGCGCGGCATCGCCCCCGAGTTCCTGCCGCACGTCTTCGAGCGGTTCCGCCAGGCCGACCCGTCGATCACGCGCTCCGAGCGCGGTCTCGGTCTGGGCCTCGCCCTGGTGGGGCACCTGGTGGAGATGCACGGCGGCACCATCGACGTGGCGAGCGAGGGCCTCGGCCACGGCGCGACGGTGACCGTCACCTTGCCCATCCCCGCGGTGAGCGCGGAGCTCGCCCAGCCGAAGGATGCGCCCTCGACCGAGGCATCCCGGCCGAGCATCCCCGATCAGAGCCAGGCGCGCGCCGCCCCGACACGAGTGCTCGAGGCGCTTCGCGTGCTGGTGTGCGAGGACGACGAGGACGCGCGCGATCTCGTGGCCTACGTCCTCGAATCGGCGGGCGCCGAGGTCCTCCCCACGGCCACGGCCATGGAGGCGCTGGCCGCCCTCGAAGGCTTCCGGCCCGATGTGCTGGTGAGCGATATCGGTCTACCGAACCTCGACGGATATGCCTTCATGCGCCAGATCCGCGCGCTCCCCGAGGACAAAGGCGGCCGCACGCCGGCCATCGCCCTCACGGCCTACGCGCGCGGTCAAGATGCGCGCAAGGCGATCTTGGCTGGCTACCAGCTTCACCTCGCGAAGCCGGTCGAGCCGGGCGAGTTGATCGCCATGGTGGCCAACTTGGCCGGCCGCCTCACCGAGTAG